In Candidatus Trichorickettsia mobilis, the DNA window TTAACAAGTAATGGAAAACTAGATCACAAAGCACTACCTGATCCAGAAGTACAAAATCAAGACAGCTATATTGCGCCAAGAACTGAGTTAGAAAAACAATTGTGTGATATTTGGGCTCAAGTGCTTAAACTGGAAAAAATCAGTATCACTGATAACTTCTTTAGAATTGGTGGGGATAGTATTTCAGCTATTAAATTAGTAAGTAAATTAAATCAAGAACTATCAATCCATATAGGTATTGAGGATATTTTTAGCAGTAAAAATATCTTGGCTTTAGTACAATATTTAGAAAATAAAGCTTTAAGCAATGAAGGGCTACATTGTGAGAAATGGAATTTTGAATGTTAGAAAAAATTGATAAGCTCTATAGTCTAATTTTTAATGGGTTTAAGTTTGAATTAGATAA includes these proteins:
- a CDS encoding phosphopantetheine-binding protein, with amino-acid sequence LTSNGKLDHKALPDPEVQNQDSYIAPRTELEKQLCDIWAQVLKLEKISITDNFFRIGGDSISAIKLVSKLNQELSIHIGIEDIFSSKNILALVQYLENKALSNEGLHCEKWNFEC